One window from the genome of Halomicrobium zhouii encodes:
- a CDS encoding GTPBP1 family GTP-binding protein — MSPDRAVLDRALERGEQEGGSVEFKERLTEDLHLADGRLESLAAQLRHRVLSGEGEATYVVGVTDAGGLAGIPPEEFSESMDVLSLIADEAGAHIEEVQTWGINDVRDADHHVADDATADADHGIVGVATIREGAVLEDDDHIVVGTAGHVDHGKSTLVGTLVTGTADDGEGGTRSFLDVQPHEVERGLSADLSYGVYGFDEDGPVRMDNPDRKTDRAAVVEEADRLVSFVDTVGHEPWLRTTIRGLVGQKLDYGLLTVAADDGPTQTTREHLGILLATDLPTIVAITKTDLVSDQRVAEVEREVEAALREADKTPLRVDRHGVDVAVEEISETVVPVVTTSAVTMDGMAQLDELFERLPKVAGEDGEFRMYVDRSYNVQGVGAVASGTIKSGTVEAGDELLLGPMQDGSFREVTVRSIEMHYHRVDEARSGRIVGIALKGVQEADVERGMVLLPRDADPQPVREFEAEVMVLNHPTRIGDGYEPVVHLETISEAAQFFPDGGQLLPGDSGYTRVRFKFRPYLVEEGQRFVFREGRSKGVGTVTDVTGVE, encoded by the coding sequence ATGAGCCCTGACCGGGCCGTCCTCGACCGCGCCCTCGAGCGCGGCGAGCAGGAGGGCGGGAGCGTCGAGTTCAAGGAGCGGCTCACCGAAGACCTCCACCTCGCAGACGGTCGACTGGAGAGCCTCGCTGCCCAGCTTCGCCACCGCGTCCTCTCCGGCGAGGGCGAAGCGACCTACGTCGTCGGCGTCACCGACGCCGGCGGCCTCGCGGGCATCCCGCCCGAGGAGTTCTCGGAGTCGATGGACGTCCTCTCGCTGATCGCCGACGAGGCCGGCGCCCACATCGAGGAGGTCCAGACCTGGGGCATCAACGACGTCCGCGACGCGGACCACCACGTGGCCGACGACGCGACGGCGGACGCCGACCACGGCATCGTCGGCGTCGCCACGATCAGGGAGGGCGCCGTTCTCGAGGACGACGACCACATCGTCGTCGGTACCGCCGGCCACGTCGACCACGGGAAGAGTACGCTGGTCGGTACCCTCGTCACCGGCACCGCCGACGATGGCGAAGGCGGGACCCGTTCCTTCCTCGACGTCCAGCCCCACGAGGTCGAACGCGGCCTCTCCGCGGACCTCTCCTACGGCGTCTACGGCTTCGACGAGGACGGCCCCGTCAGGATGGACAACCCCGACCGGAAGACCGACCGCGCGGCGGTCGTCGAGGAGGCCGACCGGCTCGTGAGCTTCGTCGACACCGTGGGCCACGAACCCTGGCTCCGTACTACGATCCGCGGCCTCGTCGGCCAGAAGCTCGACTACGGCCTGCTCACCGTCGCGGCCGACGACGGACCCACCCAGACCACGCGCGAACACCTGGGGATCCTGCTGGCGACCGACCTGCCGACCATCGTCGCCATCACGAAGACCGACCTGGTGAGCGACCAGCGCGTCGCCGAGGTCGAACGGGAGGTCGAGGCGGCACTCCGCGAGGCCGACAAGACGCCCCTCAGGGTGGACCGCCACGGCGTCGACGTCGCCGTCGAGGAGATCTCCGAGACCGTGGTCCCCGTCGTCACGACCAGCGCCGTCACCATGGACGGCATGGCCCAGCTCGACGAGCTGTTCGAGCGCCTCCCCAAGGTCGCCGGCGAGGACGGCGAGTTCAGGATGTACGTCGACCGGAGCTACAACGTCCAGGGCGTCGGCGCCGTCGCCTCGGGCACCATCAAATCGGGCACCGTCGAGGCCGGCGACGAACTCCTGCTCGGCCCGATGCAGGACGGCTCCTTCCGCGAGGTCACCGTGCGCTCCATCGAGATGCACTACCACCGCGTCGACGAGGCCCGCTCGGGTCGCATCGTCGGCATCGCGCTGAAGGGCGTCCAGGAGGCCGACGTCGAACGCGGGATGGTGCTCCTGCCGAGAGACGCCGACCCGCAACCCGTCCGAGAGTTCGAGGCCGAGGTGATGGTGCTCAACCACCCGACCCGCATCGGCGACGGCTACGAGCCCGTCGTCCACCTCGAAACCATCAGCGAGGCCGCCCAGTTCTTCCCCGACGGCGGCCAGCTCTTGCCCGGCGACTCGGGCTACACCCGCGTCCGGTTCAAGTTCCGGCCGTACCTCGTCGAGGAAGGCCAGCGGTTCGTCTTCCGCGAGGGCCGCTCGAAGGGCGTCGGGACGGTGACGGACGTTACCGGGGTCGAGTAG
- a CDS encoding helix-turn-helix domain-containing protein produces MKHVRLRLTADGREGELHPMYGVMANADFVEYAAALNWNVTDAELSVLHYVEGDVEAFEAAVQEIDFVREYELKPAGEGEFYAYLHDDLTDAVLDLWAVGDRSGVVVVPPIEWHRDGTATISVFGPSEMIQTAIDAVPDTVSVTVEEIAGMGAIPQAVATSVTDRQREAIEAALDVGYYDVPRTGSQDDVAARLDCAPSTAAEHLQKAESKVLRSLFG; encoded by the coding sequence ATGAAACACGTCCGCCTGCGACTGACCGCGGACGGCCGCGAAGGCGAACTCCACCCGATGTACGGCGTGATGGCCAATGCCGACTTCGTCGAGTACGCGGCAGCGCTCAACTGGAACGTCACCGACGCCGAACTCAGCGTCCTCCACTACGTCGAGGGCGACGTCGAGGCGTTCGAAGCTGCCGTCCAGGAAATCGACTTCGTGCGCGAGTACGAACTGAAACCCGCCGGCGAGGGCGAATTCTACGCCTACCTCCACGACGACCTGACTGACGCGGTCCTCGACCTCTGGGCTGTCGGCGACAGGAGCGGCGTGGTCGTCGTTCCGCCGATCGAGTGGCACCGGGACGGCACGGCGACCATCTCCGTGTTCGGGCCGAGCGAGATGATCCAGACAGCCATCGACGCAGTCCCCGACACGGTCTCCGTCACCGTCGAGGAGATAGCGGGGATGGGAGCCATCCCCCAGGCGGTCGCGACCTCGGTCACCGACCGCCAGCGAGAGGCGATCGAAGCGGCCCTCGACGTCGGGTACTACGACGTCCCGCGGACCGGGAGCCAGGACGACGTAGCGGCGCGACTCGACTGCGCGCCGTCGACGGCAGCCGAACACCTGCAAAAGGCCGAGTCGAAGGTGCTGCGGTCGCTGTTCGGGTAA